One part of the Vitis riparia cultivar Riparia Gloire de Montpellier isolate 1030 chromosome 8, EGFV_Vit.rip_1.0, whole genome shotgun sequence genome encodes these proteins:
- the LOC117920437 gene encoding E3 ubiquitin-protein ligase Praja-2, producing the protein MDDSRSVPQELSQSTVPNSSNSDSLLNHSDLPAACALCQKILLPDDEGTGELEPISMCGDCKFLFLEDLRSPAQDSHWRRPPRVRRTRYSSSESIENLFSQHFSHMINLVRQNQSTVSGHEDQLVDVDPGARLLQRPSSRTTPSGSRRWRRVPSDTESDGFDNLDSLYGESESNISYGGYRLFNGESDAISFSAYGGDSDASVDGHSFLDTEMYVQPDDGSNLNSDTDIDPMHARLSQWNSDDQDEDDDEEDEEDDEWEEADPEENVVESAEAEVHPRNFFPSSSNGNNVLVNMRRRIHSPEFLGTIPWRLREGRQTFISNFFSNLDESEVLPYFGNSEDYLDARGFEEFLEHLADTDSSRRGAPPAAVSFVNSLPRVVINEEHEKHDGLVCAVCKDVLSVGTEVNQLPCFHLYHPHCILPWLTARNSCPLCRYELPTDDKDYEEGKLNASIHEIPQQDLSDDSSSDTTDGAEADDTCEISPECRELADEVPVINGSDREGGRGRWFFLAATPIVGLVGMALVLWLRNPVTDRRGAIGRSNIQGQTQLHSSGSSLPNQRENRSRRWWSLS; encoded by the coding sequence ATGGATGACTCACGAAGTGTTCCACAGGAGTTGTCTCAGTCTACTGTGCCTAACTCCTCTAACAGTGATTCTTTACTTAACCATTCTGACCTCCCAGCTGCTTGTGCTCTATGCCAAAAAATCCTTTTACCTGATGATGAAGGAACTGGGGAACTAGAACCTATCAGTATGTGTGGTGACTgtaaatttttgtttcttgaagaTCTGAGGTCCCCTGCTCAAGACTCTCATTGGAGGAGGCCACCCAGAGTAAGAAGAACAAGGTACAGCAGTTCTGAGTCAATAGAAAATCTTTTCTCACAACATTTCTCACATATGATTAACCTTGTTCGGCAAAATCAATCCACTGTCTCTGGGCATGAGGATCAACTTGTTGATGTTGATCCTGGTGCAAGATTACTGCAGCGCCCAAGTTCCCGTACTACCCCTAGTGGGTCTAGAAGGTGGCGACGGGTACCATCTGATACTGAAAGTGATGGCTTTGATAATTTGGATTCTCTTTATGGAGAGAGTGAATCAAATATCAGCTATGGTGGTTACAGGCTATTTAATGGTGAGAGCGATGCCATTTCCTTTAGTGCTTATGGAGGAGATTCTGATGCTTCAGTGGATGGCCACAGTTTCCTGGATACAGAAATGTATGTCCAACCAGATGATGGAAGCAATCTGAATAGTGATACAGATATTGATCCAATGCATGCAAGACTTAGTCAATGGAACTCAGATGATCAAGATGAAGATGACGATGAAGAAGACGAGGAGGATGATGAATGGGAAGAAGCTGATCCTGAGGAAAATGTAGTTGAATCTGCAGAAGCAGAGGTGCATCCTCGGAATTTTTTCCCATCGAGCTCAAATGGAAACAATGTCCTTGTGAATATGAGAAGACGAATTCATTCTCCTGAATTTCTGGGTACAATCCCTTGGAGACTCAGGGAAGGTAGACAAACATTTATTTCTAACTTCTTTTCTAACTTGGATGAATCAGAGGTATTGCCTTATTTTGGCAACTCTGAGGACTACCTTGATGCCAGAGGCTTTGAAGAATTTCTGGAGCATCTGGCTGATACTGACAGCTCAAGACGAGGAGCACCTCCTGCAGCTGTGTCTTTTGTGAATAGTCTGCCTCGTGTAGTCATTAATGAGGAACATGAGAAGCATGATGGTTTGGTCTGTGCAGTCTGCAAGGATGTTCTATCTGTTGGCACTGAAGTGAACCAGCTTCCCTGCTTTCATCTCTATCACCCTCACTGCATTCTGCCATGGTTGACTGCACGAAACTCATGCCCCCTTTGTCGGTATGAGCTTCCAACCGATGACAAAGATTACGAGGAGGGAAAGCTGAATGCTAGCATCCACGAGATCCCACAGCAAGATTTAAGTGATGACAGTTCCTCTGATACCACCGATGGAGCTGAAGCAGATGACACCTGTGAAATTAGTCCTGAATGCAGAGAACTGGCAGATGAGGTTCCAGTCATAAACGGCTCTGACCGAGAGGGTGGACGTGGGAGATGGTTTTTTCTTGCTGCTACTCCTATTGTCGGTCTTGTTGGCATGGCTCTTGTGTTGTGGTTACGCAATCCGGTAACAGACAGAAGAGGGGCAATAGGCCGTTCTAACATCCAAGGCCAGACCCAACTCCACAGCTCTGGCTCTAGCCTACCTAACCAAAGGGAGAACAGGAGCAGGAGGTGGTGGTCCCTTTCCTAA